In Methanocaldococcus sp. FS406-22, the genomic stretch TTACAATAGAGATTTGCAAGAAATAAGCCCACATTTATGGGATAGTGTTTATACAACAATAGATACAATAAAAATGGTTCATGGAATGCTAAAAACTATAAAAGTAAATAAAGAGAGAATGAAAGAACTTGCTAATGCAAATTACTCAACAGCAACAGAATTAGCAGATACTTTGGTTAGAGAGACTGGCATTCCATTTAGAACAGCACACGGCATCGTTGGAGAGGTTGTTAGAAGAAGTATAGAGGAAAAAAAGGACATGATTGAAATTATATATGAAGTTTTAGAAAAATACAATTTGAAAGTTGGTGATGAAAAGATAAAGAAGGCTTTAGACCCTTACGAGAATGTTAAGATGAGAGATGTTATAGGGGGACCTGCTCCAAAAGAGGTTGAAAGAAGAATAAAGGCATTTAAAGAGAGATTAGACAAATATGAAAAAGAAGTTAATGAAAAAATGCAAAAGATAAACAAAGTTAAGGAAACTCTGCTATCTTATGAGATTTAATACTTCTTGTTTTTTATAACTTTTATTTAAAAAATTTAAAAAATCAGATCTTTCCAAATATAAACTGCCATTATTATCCATATTGCTATTAATACAATACTTTCTTTTTTTCTTAATTTATAGTTAGATATTGGATAAAAAGCCCTAACTCCAGCTGGAGTCATTGAATCTCCAACTAAATGAGATAAATATCCGGCAATTATTGGTAATATGTAATGCAAAGTTCCATCAATTCCTGGATTTAATTTTATAATATCCAAAATAGCCCATGCAAACACAGCAAAAATCATCACTCTACCGAGTAAAACCTCATTAGTAACCATTAATAAAGATATCAACCCAGCAAAAACTGATGAGATAAATGAGAGTTTATAAGCCAAATAACCCAATATAAAGGATACAAATAGTAGAGACCAAAACGTATGAGTTAAGCCCCTATGGTCTGAAAAATATGGAATTAGATATATTAGAAGAACTGAAACTCCCAAAATAAACAAATCAACATTAAACAGTTGTCTATCAAAAAAATACAGCAAAATATTTATAAGAACAATCCCTCCGGATATCAAAAGCCCTCTTTTAACAATATCTTCCTTAACATCATGGTCTAAATCTGGATACAAAGCCCCAGCTAAAGCCAAAAATATCTGCTCTGGTGAGGAAATAAATGGCAATCCAAAGATTATACCCAATATTGTATGTCCCTTCCAATTCATGAAAATCACTGACTAAATCTTAAATTACATCTAACTTTGCAGATTAAATCATCTATCTTCATAATTACCCCATAACAACTTCTCCCTCTTTTATTCCAATAGTATTTAAACCTTTAACAGTTGATTCTTTAACAATTTCCTTTTTCTTCCTTAATATCCACAATTTTAGTTCTAAAGTTATCAAATCCTTTGTAATTTTGCCAATTGCTTCAAATTTAAC encodes the following:
- a CDS encoding metal-dependent hydrolase, giving the protein MNWKGHTILGIIFGLPFISSPEQIFLALAGALYPDLDHDVKEDIVKRGLLISGGIVLINILLYFFDRQLFNVDLFILGVSVLLIYLIPYFSDHRGLTHTFWSLLFVSFILGYLAYKLSFISSVFAGLISLLMVTNEVLLGRVMIFAVFAWAILDIIKLNPGIDGTLHYILPIIAGYLSHLVGDSMTPAGVRAFYPISNYKLRKKESIVLIAIWIIMAVYIWKDLIF